AAGTTTACCCTTAGCCATAGCCACAGGAAGTGAAAAAGCACGTTCTGAGTTAATCATTAGTCCGGTTTTAGTAGAAGTCCGCAAGATTTTACAACGAAAAATTAGTCTATTCTCTGGTGCTGATTTTACTGTAGATACCGCTTTAGGATTGAATGGAGTTTGTGATTTTGTTCTCAGTCGTTCACCAGAACAGTTAGAAGTTGAAGCACCAGCAGTTATGATTGTGGAAGCAAAAAAATCAGACTTGAATCCAGGTATTGGACAGTGTATTGCCGAAATGATTGCTGCTCAAAAATTTAATGAAATTAATAATCAAGCTATTTCTCCAATTTATGGTAGTGTCACCAATGGTACTGCTTGGCGATTTCTGCAATTAACAGGACAAACTGTGACAATTGATTTTACAGATTATCCACTTCCTCCTGTTGATGTAATATTAGGCATTTTGATGTATATGGTAACTTCTGCTAATTAGTCAATCTTGAGTAGTCAATCTTGAGTAGGGTGCGTTACGGCTATGAAAATATTTGAGACAAAGAGAAAATGAAAATTAGCCGTAACGCACCAGATGATTTGGCGGTGCGTTAGGCGCTGGGATAGTTCTGTGGTGACAAATCATATCGAAAATATGCGCCTAACACACCCTACAGGCAATCTTGATTCACAGCTAAGTTAAGATATATATATGTCAATTGTCATCTAGTCCTCCATCATATAAAATCAAAAACTTTTATGAAAGCCATCCAAGCTACAGGAAAAATCGATGCTGAAGGTCAATTATCTTTAGATAAACCCATTCAAGTAACTGTACCTAGTTCAGTGCGAGTGATTATTTTATTTGCAGAATCAGAAGCTGATACCACTGAATTTTCGCAAAATATTAGTGAATATCAACAGCGTCATCTCATGTCGTCAAAGGAATTAGCACAGGAATTAAAACAGGCGTTGACTGAGGCTGGCTATGACTCTAGAGAGAAAATTATTGACCTTGTGCAAGAGGTGAAAAGAGAAATAATCAACTCATTTGGTAATACAAGCTTAAATTTGTAATTGCTCCACTAATTAACTCTTTCTCAGGAAAACCCACAATTACATGATTTACTGGTTTATTTATATAAAAATTATGAACTCGTTTTGCCATATCATTCCTTAAGTTGTAGATAAAGTTATTCGGGTCTAACGGGTGATAATGAAGAGTTTTCTCTTGCTTATCTCTGCTCAAAGAAACCGTAAAATTTGAAGAATATTTCAATAATTCTAAAGCCGATGTTGATAAAACTTTTGCTAGTTGAAGCTGGACATCAACTCGTTCAAATTCATGTCGCTTAATTTCAGGATACAGCTTGATATCACTACGACCATTGAAGCAAAAATCAAAACCGACTAATAAATAATTGCCAACTATAAGCGCTCGCAAATCTTGACTGTCGCCATGTATAGCAATTGCGGTTTCAACTTTTTCTGGATAGTCTTTAATGATAAACCAGAATTTTAATCGGGAATCTTCAAATTCATTTCGCAAATCTATTCCTGTAAAAATTGTTGACACTTTTCTAAAATCAAAGTCATTGCCCAAAAATTGCTCGATTAGTCCATAATCAAACTTCACATCAGCCCTCGCTTCTACTTTGCGGAAAAAATTAAGCACATGATTGAATTGCTGCTGGTAGTTATCCCGAAACAATATGTTAAACCGAGCGGCATAAATTTTATCTTGTTCCAATTTACAGGAACACTCAATTGCAC
The Gloeotrichia echinulata CP02 DNA segment above includes these coding regions:
- a CDS encoding LynF/TruF/PatF family peptide O-prenyltransferase, with protein sequence MIVSNQNLNNVNHNIRYINEHKQAFDIEYFYPLDIFESFVEKIKDCAIECSCKLEQDKIYAARFNILFRDNYQQQFNHVLNFFRKVEARADVKFDYGLIEQFLGNDFDFRKVSTIFTGIDLRNEFEDSRLKFWFIIKDYPEKVETAIAIHGDSQDLRALIVGNYLLVGFDFCFNGRSDIKLYPEIKRHEFERVDVQLQLAKVLSTSALELLKYSSNFTVSLSRDKQEKTLHYHPLDPNNFIYNLRNDMAKRVHNFYINKPVNHVIVGFPEKELISGAITNLSLYYQMS